The proteins below are encoded in one region of Phaseolus vulgaris cultivar G19833 chromosome 1, P. vulgaris v2.0, whole genome shotgun sequence:
- the LOC137813758 gene encoding ABSCISIC ACID-INSENSITIVE 5-like protein 2 isoform X1 produces the protein MGSQGGAVQEPKSGCLAREGSLYNLTLDEVHNQLGNLGKPLGSMNLDELLKGVWSAESGSDAYMQQGQVASAGSSLNPQGSLTLCGDLSKKTIDEVWRDMQQKKSVSQERERQPTLGEMTLEDFLVKAGVTTEPFSNEDSAMAMPGVDSQHNTSQHAHWLQYELPSVQQQPQQQHQNQQNSMMPGFSGFMTVQQPMPIVVNPILDAGYSEAMPSSLMGALSDSQTAGRKRAASGNVIEKTVERRQKRMIKNRESAARSRARKQAYTHELEIKVWHLEEENERLKRQNEIEKVLPSAPPPDPKHQLRRTSSAPL, from the exons ATGGGATCTCAAGGTGGGGCAGTCCAGGAGCCAAAGAGTGGGTGTTTGGCTAGGGAAGGGTCTTTGTACAATCTCACCCTTGATGAGGTGCACAACCAGCTTGGAAATTTggggaaacccttaggaagcaTGAATCTGGATGAGCTGCTCAAGGGTGTGTGGTCTGCTGAATCTGGAAGTGATGCATACATGCAGCAAGGTCAGGTAGCTTCTGCTGGATCATCTTTGAATCCTCAAGGGAGTCTAACATTGTGTGGGGATCTTAGCAAGAAAACTATTGATGAGGTTTGGAGAGATATGCAACAGAAGAAGAGTGTTAGTCAGGAAAGAGAAAGACAGCCTACACTGGGTGAGATGACCCTGGAGGATTTCTTGGTGAAGGCTGGTGTGACTACTGAGCCTTTCTCTAATGAGGATAGTGCCATGGCCATGCCAGGGGTTGATTCCCAACACAACACATCACAACATGCTCATTGGCTGCAATACGAGCTCCCTTCAGTGCAGCAACAGCCACAACAACAACATCAAAATCAGCAGAATAGTATGATGCCAGGTTTTTCAGGTTTTATGACTGTTCAACAGCCTATGCCGATTGTGGTGAATCCGATTCTGGATGCAGGATACTCTGAAGCAATGCCATCTTCTTTGATGGGTGCCTTATCGGATTCACAAACTGCAGGTAGGAAAAGGGCTGCCTCAGGTAATGTGATTGAGAAAACTGTTGAGAGGAGGCAGAAGAGGATGATTAAAAATAGGGAATCCGCAGCTCGATCCCGGGCTAGAAAACag GCTTACACACATGAACTGGAGATTAAAGTTTGGCATTTAGAAGAAGAGAACGAAAGACTTAAAAGACAGAAT GAGATAGAGAAGGTATTGCCAAGTGCACCGCCACCTGACCCTAAACATCAGCTTCGCAGAACTAGTTCAGCTCCCCTTTGA
- the LOC137813760 gene encoding myb family transcription factor PHL7-like isoform X3, with protein MTVLWMPLHNLVDQIVGATPKGVLRVMGVPGLTIYHVKSHLQKYRLAKYLPESPADGKDSKDEKRNSGDSFSGADSSPGMPINDALRMQMEVQKRLHEQLEVQKQLQMRIEAQGKYLQKIIEEQQKLGSTLTTSETLPLSHDKHTHPHSEASGSSDALASPLSPHKKQRIDDVFTASHVRKTEQKNDCNVGQLDPNLYDDTGFGFDLETKKDEHKESGQ; from the exons ATGACCGTTTTGTGGATGCCATTACACAACTTGGTGGACCAGATAGTGG GAGCAACACCAAAAGGTGTCCTTAGAGTGATGGGTGTTCCTGGACTGACCATTTATCATGTTAAAAGCCATTTACAG AAATATCGTCTTGCAAAGTACTTACCTGAATCACCAGCTGATGGTAAAG ACTCTAAAGATGAGAAGAGAAATTCTGGAGACAGCTTTTCTGGCGCAGATTCTTCACC GGGAATGCCAATCAATGATGCCTTAAGAATGCAGATGGAGGTACAGAAACGTCTTCATGAGCAGCTCGAG GTTCAAAAGCAATTACAAATGAGAATTGAAGCACAGGGTAAATACTTACAAAAGATCATAGAGGAACAGCAGAAATTAGGTAGTACTTTAACAACCTCAGAAACACTTCCTTTGTCGCATGATAAGCACACTCATCCCCACTCGGAGGCTTCTGGATCTAGTGATGCCCTTGCAAGCCCTTTGTCTCCACATAAAAAACAGAGAATCGATGATGTCTTCACTGCTTCCCATGTAAGAAAGACTGAACAAAAGAATGACTGCAATGTTGGTCAATTGGATCCAAATTTGTATGATGATACTGGGTTTGGATTTGACTTGGAGACAAAAAAGGATGAACATAAGGAGAGTGGACAGTAA
- the LOC137813760 gene encoding myb family transcription factor PHL7-like isoform X1, which yields MYHAKKFSSASMVPYKSQGGAEQLANVEVLGGSAAKNATPAGGSGKQRLRWTSDLHDRFVDAITQLGGPDRATPKGVLRVMGVPGLTIYHVKSHLQKYRLAKYLPESPADGKDSKDEKRNSGDSFSGADSSPGMPINDALRMQMEVQKRLHEQLEVQKQLQMRIEAQGKYLQKIIEEQQKLGSTLTTSETLPLSHDKHTHPHSEASGSSDALASPLSPHKKQRIDDVFTASHVRKTEQKNDCNVGQLDPNLYDDTGFGFDLETKKDEHKESGQ from the exons ATGTATCACGCAAAGAAGTTTTCGTCAGCTAGCATGGTGCCCTATAAATCTCAAGGTGGTGCTGAACAACTTGCAAATGTTGAGGTTTTGGGTGGATCTGCTGCCAAAAATGCCACACCTGCTGGAGGAAGTGGGAAGCAGCGTTTAAGGTGGACATCTGATCTTCATGACCGTTTTGTGGATGCCATTACACAACTTGGTGGACCAGATA GAGCAACACCAAAAGGTGTCCTTAGAGTGATGGGTGTTCCTGGACTGACCATTTATCATGTTAAAAGCCATTTACAG AAATATCGTCTTGCAAAGTACTTACCTGAATCACCAGCTGATGGTAAAG ACTCTAAAGATGAGAAGAGAAATTCTGGAGACAGCTTTTCTGGCGCAGATTCTTCACC GGGAATGCCAATCAATGATGCCTTAAGAATGCAGATGGAGGTACAGAAACGTCTTCATGAGCAGCTCGAG GTTCAAAAGCAATTACAAATGAGAATTGAAGCACAGGGTAAATACTTACAAAAGATCATAGAGGAACAGCAGAAATTAGGTAGTACTTTAACAACCTCAGAAACACTTCCTTTGTCGCATGATAAGCACACTCATCCCCACTCGGAGGCTTCTGGATCTAGTGATGCCCTTGCAAGCCCTTTGTCTCCACATAAAAAACAGAGAATCGATGATGTCTTCACTGCTTCCCATGTAAGAAAGACTGAACAAAAGAATGACTGCAATGTTGGTCAATTGGATCCAAATTTGTATGATGATACTGGGTTTGGATTTGACTTGGAGACAAAAAAGGATGAACATAAGGAGAGTGGACAGTAA
- the LOC137813760 gene encoding myb family transcription factor PHL7-like isoform X2 gives MYHAKKFSSASMVPYKSQGGAEQLANVEVLGGSAAKNATPAGGSGKQRLRWTSDLHDRFVDAITQLGGPDRATPKGVLRVMGVPGLTIYHVKSHLQKYRLAKYLPESPADDSKDEKRNSGDSFSGADSSPGMPINDALRMQMEVQKRLHEQLEVQKQLQMRIEAQGKYLQKIIEEQQKLGSTLTTSETLPLSHDKHTHPHSEASGSSDALASPLSPHKKQRIDDVFTASHVRKTEQKNDCNVGQLDPNLYDDTGFGFDLETKKDEHKESGQ, from the exons ATGTATCACGCAAAGAAGTTTTCGTCAGCTAGCATGGTGCCCTATAAATCTCAAGGTGGTGCTGAACAACTTGCAAATGTTGAGGTTTTGGGTGGATCTGCTGCCAAAAATGCCACACCTGCTGGAGGAAGTGGGAAGCAGCGTTTAAGGTGGACATCTGATCTTCATGACCGTTTTGTGGATGCCATTACACAACTTGGTGGACCAGATA GAGCAACACCAAAAGGTGTCCTTAGAGTGATGGGTGTTCCTGGACTGACCATTTATCATGTTAAAAGCCATTTACAG AAATATCGTCTTGCAAAGTACTTACCTGAATCACCAGCTGATG ACTCTAAAGATGAGAAGAGAAATTCTGGAGACAGCTTTTCTGGCGCAGATTCTTCACC GGGAATGCCAATCAATGATGCCTTAAGAATGCAGATGGAGGTACAGAAACGTCTTCATGAGCAGCTCGAG GTTCAAAAGCAATTACAAATGAGAATTGAAGCACAGGGTAAATACTTACAAAAGATCATAGAGGAACAGCAGAAATTAGGTAGTACTTTAACAACCTCAGAAACACTTCCTTTGTCGCATGATAAGCACACTCATCCCCACTCGGAGGCTTCTGGATCTAGTGATGCCCTTGCAAGCCCTTTGTCTCCACATAAAAAACAGAGAATCGATGATGTCTTCACTGCTTCCCATGTAAGAAAGACTGAACAAAAGAATGACTGCAATGTTGGTCAATTGGATCCAAATTTGTATGATGATACTGGGTTTGGATTTGACTTGGAGACAAAAAAGGATGAACATAAGGAGAGTGGACAGTAA
- the LOC137813758 gene encoding ABSCISIC ACID-INSENSITIVE 5-like protein 2 isoform X2: MGSQGGAVQEPKSGCLAREGSLYNLTLDEVHNQLGNLGKPLGSMNLDELLKGVWSAESGSDAYMQQGQVASAGSSLNPQGSLTLCGDLSKKTIDEVWRDMQQKKSVSQERERQPTLGEMTLEDFLVKAGVTTEPFSNEDSAMAMPGVDSQHNTSQHAHWLQYELPSVQQQPQQQHQNQQNSMMPGFSGFMTVQQPMPIVVNPILDAGYSEAMPSSLMGALSDSQTAGRKRAASGNVIEKTVERRQKRMIKNRESAARSRARKQEIEKVLPSAPPPDPKHQLRRTSSAPL; this comes from the exons ATGGGATCTCAAGGTGGGGCAGTCCAGGAGCCAAAGAGTGGGTGTTTGGCTAGGGAAGGGTCTTTGTACAATCTCACCCTTGATGAGGTGCACAACCAGCTTGGAAATTTggggaaacccttaggaagcaTGAATCTGGATGAGCTGCTCAAGGGTGTGTGGTCTGCTGAATCTGGAAGTGATGCATACATGCAGCAAGGTCAGGTAGCTTCTGCTGGATCATCTTTGAATCCTCAAGGGAGTCTAACATTGTGTGGGGATCTTAGCAAGAAAACTATTGATGAGGTTTGGAGAGATATGCAACAGAAGAAGAGTGTTAGTCAGGAAAGAGAAAGACAGCCTACACTGGGTGAGATGACCCTGGAGGATTTCTTGGTGAAGGCTGGTGTGACTACTGAGCCTTTCTCTAATGAGGATAGTGCCATGGCCATGCCAGGGGTTGATTCCCAACACAACACATCACAACATGCTCATTGGCTGCAATACGAGCTCCCTTCAGTGCAGCAACAGCCACAACAACAACATCAAAATCAGCAGAATAGTATGATGCCAGGTTTTTCAGGTTTTATGACTGTTCAACAGCCTATGCCGATTGTGGTGAATCCGATTCTGGATGCAGGATACTCTGAAGCAATGCCATCTTCTTTGATGGGTGCCTTATCGGATTCACAAACTGCAGGTAGGAAAAGGGCTGCCTCAGGTAATGTGATTGAGAAAACTGTTGAGAGGAGGCAGAAGAGGATGATTAAAAATAGGGAATCCGCAGCTCGATCCCGGGCTAGAAAACag GAGATAGAGAAGGTATTGCCAAGTGCACCGCCACCTGACCCTAAACATCAGCTTCGCAGAACTAGTTCAGCTCCCCTTTGA
- the LOC137813760 gene encoding myb family transcription factor PHL7-like isoform X4, with product MTVLWMPLHNLVDQIVGATPKGVLRVMGVPGLTIYHVKSHLQKYRLAKYLPESPADDSKDEKRNSGDSFSGADSSPGMPINDALRMQMEVQKRLHEQLEVQKQLQMRIEAQGKYLQKIIEEQQKLGSTLTTSETLPLSHDKHTHPHSEASGSSDALASPLSPHKKQRIDDVFTASHVRKTEQKNDCNVGQLDPNLYDDTGFGFDLETKKDEHKESGQ from the exons ATGACCGTTTTGTGGATGCCATTACACAACTTGGTGGACCAGATAGTGG GAGCAACACCAAAAGGTGTCCTTAGAGTGATGGGTGTTCCTGGACTGACCATTTATCATGTTAAAAGCCATTTACAG AAATATCGTCTTGCAAAGTACTTACCTGAATCACCAGCTGATG ACTCTAAAGATGAGAAGAGAAATTCTGGAGACAGCTTTTCTGGCGCAGATTCTTCACC GGGAATGCCAATCAATGATGCCTTAAGAATGCAGATGGAGGTACAGAAACGTCTTCATGAGCAGCTCGAG GTTCAAAAGCAATTACAAATGAGAATTGAAGCACAGGGTAAATACTTACAAAAGATCATAGAGGAACAGCAGAAATTAGGTAGTACTTTAACAACCTCAGAAACACTTCCTTTGTCGCATGATAAGCACACTCATCCCCACTCGGAGGCTTCTGGATCTAGTGATGCCCTTGCAAGCCCTTTGTCTCCACATAAAAAACAGAGAATCGATGATGTCTTCACTGCTTCCCATGTAAGAAAGACTGAACAAAAGAATGACTGCAATGTTGGTCAATTGGATCCAAATTTGTATGATGATACTGGGTTTGGATTTGACTTGGAGACAAAAAAGGATGAACATAAGGAGAGTGGACAGTAA